The following are encoded in a window of Kitasatospora sp. NBC_01250 genomic DNA:
- the ctaE gene encoding aa3-type cytochrome oxidase subunit III, with protein sequence MSVVATATATETGHAHGSVNRPNMTSVGTIVWLSSELMFFAALFAMYFTARSVKGPDFWAEKAHALNVPFSSVNTTILVLSSLTCQLGVFAAERGDVKKLRTWFSITFMMGAIFIGGQIYEYTNLVKKDGISLSSDPYGSVFYLTTGFHGLHVTGGLIAFLLVLGRTYAAKRFTHEQATAAIVVSYYWHFVDVVWIGLFATIYLIK encoded by the coding sequence ATGTCGGTCGTGGCGACAGCAACAGCAACAGAAACCGGGCACGCTCATGGATCGGTCAACCGACCGAACATGACCAGTGTCGGAACCATCGTCTGGCTGAGTTCCGAGCTGATGTTCTTCGCGGCCCTCTTCGCGATGTACTTCACGGCTCGCTCCGTGAAGGGACCAGACTTCTGGGCCGAGAAGGCGCATGCCCTCAACGTCCCCTTCTCCTCCGTGAACACCACGATCCTGGTGCTCTCCTCGCTCACCTGCCAGCTCGGCGTGTTCGCTGCCGAGCGCGGTGACGTCAAGAAGCTCCGCACGTGGTTCTCGATCACCTTCATGATGGGGGCGATCTTCATCGGGGGTCAGATCTACGAGTACACCAACCTGGTGAAGAAGGACGGCATCTCGCTCTCCTCCGACCCGTACGGTTCGGTGTTCTACCTGACCACCGGCTTCCACGGGCTCCACGTGACGGGCGGTCTGATCGCCTTCCTGCTGGTGCTGGGGCGGACCTACGCTGCCAAGCGGTTCACGCATGAGCAGGCCACCGCGGCGATCGTCGTGTCGTACTACTGGCACTTCGTCGACGTGGTCTGGATCGGCCTCTTCGCGACCATCTACCTGATCAAGTAA
- the trpD gene encoding anthranilate phosphoribosyltransferase, protein MVNVNPANGGQDPAQVVRTWPDLLNALLTGQDLTQADAAWAMDRIMSGEASPAQVAGFVVALRAKGETVAEVCGLVEAMYAHAEPLHIPGPAVDIVGTGGDRAKTVNISTMSAIVAAAAGAKVVKHGNRAASSASGSSDVLERLGIRLDLSARRVAEVAEEVGLTFCFAATFHPAMRHAAPARRDLGVATAFNILGPLTNPARVTAHAVGCFDTRLAGLIAGVLAERGSSALVFRGDDGLDELTVCATSRVWVVRGGRVTETVLDPRELGIELVGIEALRGADAEYNAAVARRVLAGEQGPVRDAVVLNSAAALVALELTDAPLVEQLAAAMRRTTAAIDSGAAQDTLKRWAEATAH, encoded by the coding sequence ATGGTGAATGTGAACCCTGCGAACGGCGGTCAGGACCCCGCGCAGGTGGTCCGCACCTGGCCGGACCTGCTGAACGCGCTGCTGACCGGCCAGGACCTGACCCAGGCGGACGCCGCCTGGGCGATGGACCGGATCATGAGCGGCGAGGCCAGCCCGGCCCAGGTGGCCGGCTTCGTGGTGGCGCTGCGGGCCAAGGGCGAGACGGTGGCCGAGGTCTGCGGCCTGGTCGAGGCGATGTACGCGCACGCCGAGCCGCTGCACATCCCCGGCCCCGCGGTGGACATCGTCGGCACCGGCGGCGACCGGGCCAAGACCGTCAACATCTCCACCATGTCGGCCATCGTCGCGGCGGCGGCCGGCGCCAAGGTGGTCAAGCACGGGAACCGGGCGGCCTCGTCCGCCAGCGGCTCCTCCGACGTGCTGGAGCGGCTCGGGATCCGGTTGGACCTGAGCGCCCGGCGGGTCGCCGAGGTGGCCGAGGAGGTCGGCCTCACCTTCTGCTTCGCGGCCACCTTCCACCCGGCGATGCGGCACGCCGCCCCGGCCCGCCGCGACCTCGGGGTGGCCACCGCCTTCAACATCCTGGGTCCGCTGACCAACCCGGCCCGCGTCACCGCGCACGCGGTCGGCTGCTTCGACACCCGGCTGGCCGGCCTGATCGCCGGGGTGCTCGCGGAGCGCGGCTCCTCCGCACTGGTGTTCCGGGGTGACGACGGGCTGGACGAGCTGACCGTCTGCGCCACCTCGCGGGTCTGGGTGGTGCGCGGGGGCCGGGTCACCGAGACCGTCCTCGACCCGCGCGAGCTGGGCATCGAGCTGGTCGGCATCGAGGCGCTGCGCGGGGCGGACGCCGAGTACAACGCCGCGGTGGCGCGCCGGGTGCTGGCCGGGGAGCAGGGGCCGGTGCGCGACGCCGTGGTGCTCAATTCGGCAGCCGCGCTGGTCGCCCTGGAGCTGACGGATGCGCCGCTGGTCGAGCAGCTGGCCGCGGCGATGCGGCGCACCACCGCGGCCATCGACTCGGGCGCCGCGCAGGACACCCTCAAGCGCTGGGCGGAGGCCACCGCGCACTGA
- a CDS encoding aminotransferase class V-fold PLP-dependent enzyme, with the protein MPSSLDLCAPLAVLGADVQVPLVSGEKVGYAALDYAASSPALQRVWDEVAAYAPYYGSVHRGAGYLSQLSTDLFEQSRRTVADFLDLREDDQVVFTRATTDSLNLLAGALPAGTRVFAFETEHHASLLPWRQAGLAVSYLRAPSSPEQAVAALAEALAAGSPAEPRLFCVTGASNVTGELWPVAELTRVAHRHGARVVLDAAQLAPHHRVSVRELDVDWVAFSGHKLYAPFGAGVLAGRSDWLDAAEPYLAGGGASRTVAREVDGSVAVEWHQGPARHEAGSPNVIGAYAIAAACRALTEAGFEALQEREQYLIDRLTAGLAEIPEVRVLSLFGPAAARVGVLSFVVQGWNSSHFSAALSAEYGIGVRDGLFCAHPLVRTLLGSEQAAPSECGAPEPSLPGERSLNAIRVSFGAGTPEEHIDRFLAAVRELVSDGARWNYRNEGGRCVADTRR; encoded by the coding sequence ATGCCGTCTTCCCTCGATCTCTGCGCCCCCCTCGCCGTGCTCGGCGCCGACGTCCAGGTCCCGCTGGTCTCCGGCGAGAAGGTGGGCTACGCCGCGCTCGACTACGCCGCCAGCTCGCCCGCGCTGCAGCGGGTCTGGGACGAGGTGGCCGCCTACGCCCCGTACTACGGCAGCGTGCACCGCGGCGCCGGCTACCTCTCGCAGCTCTCCACCGACCTGTTCGAGCAGAGCCGGCGCACCGTCGCGGACTTCCTGGACCTGCGCGAGGACGACCAGGTGGTCTTCACCCGGGCCACCACCGACTCGCTCAACCTGCTGGCGGGCGCCCTGCCGGCCGGCACCCGGGTCTTCGCCTTCGAGACCGAGCACCACGCCTCGCTGCTGCCCTGGCGCCAGGCCGGCCTGGCGGTCAGCTACCTGCGCGCCCCGAGCTCGCCCGAGCAGGCCGTCGCCGCGCTGGCCGAGGCGCTGGCCGCCGGCAGCCCCGCCGAGCCCCGCCTGTTCTGCGTCACCGGCGCCTCCAACGTCACCGGCGAGCTGTGGCCGGTGGCCGAGCTGACCCGGGTGGCGCACCGGCACGGCGCCCGCGTGGTGCTGGACGCCGCGCAACTGGCCCCGCACCACCGGGTCTCGGTGCGCGAGCTGGACGTCGACTGGGTCGCCTTCTCCGGCCACAAGCTCTACGCCCCGTTCGGCGCGGGTGTGCTGGCCGGGCGCAGCGACTGGCTGGACGCGGCGGAGCCGTACCTGGCGGGCGGCGGCGCGAGCCGCACGGTGGCCCGTGAGGTGGACGGCTCGGTGGCCGTCGAGTGGCACCAGGGCCCGGCCCGGCACGAGGCCGGTTCGCCCAACGTGATCGGTGCCTACGCCATCGCCGCGGCCTGCCGGGCGCTGACCGAGGCCGGTTTCGAGGCGCTGCAGGAGCGCGAGCAGTACCTGATCGACCGGCTGACGGCCGGCCTGGCCGAGATCCCCGAGGTCCGGGTGCTCAGCCTGTTCGGCCCCGCGGCGGCGCGGGTCGGCGTGCTCTCCTTCGTCGTGCAGGGCTGGAACAGCTCGCACTTCTCGGCGGCGCTGTCGGCCGAGTACGGCATCGGGGTGCGCGACGGGCTCTTCTGCGCCCACCCCCTGGTGCGCACCCTGCTGGGCAGTGAGCAGGCCGCCCCGTCCGAGTGCGGGGCGCCCGAGCCCTCGCTGCCCGGCGAGCGCAGCCTGAACGCGATCCGGGTCAGCTTCGGGGCCGGCACGCCCGAGGAGCACATCGACCGCTTCCTGGCCGCCGTGCGCGAGCTGGTCAGCGACGGCGCCCGCTGGAACTACCGCAACGAGGGCGGCCGCTGCGTCGCCGACACCCGGCGCTGA
- a CDS encoding Lrp/AsnC family transcriptional regulator: MITAIVLIKTSVDRIPEIAEAIAAIDGVSEVYSVTGGYDLVAMVRVRRHDDLAEVIPGRLNKVPGVAHTETQIAFRTYSQHDLEAAFALGLDG, encoded by the coding sequence GTGATCACCGCCATCGTGCTCATCAAGACCAGCGTCGACCGGATCCCCGAGATCGCCGAGGCGATCGCCGCGATCGACGGGGTCAGCGAGGTCTACTCGGTGACCGGCGGCTACGACCTGGTCGCGATGGTGCGGGTGCGCCGGCACGACGACCTGGCCGAGGTGATCCCCGGACGCCTCAACAAGGTGCCCGGGGTCGCGCACACCGAGACCCAGATCGCCTTCCGCACCTACTCGCAGCACGACCTGGAGGCCGCCTTCGCGCTCGGCCTGGACGGCTGA
- a CDS encoding rhomboid family intramembrane serine protease, producing the protein MPLPRPAWAQPPDGGPVPVVTCLLIALNCLVFLAGPSGINPHYGTGAAVRACAAQHYQQRWGAIPVELLSNRPLTQGRLATLTAPVSGCPLLTTPHKIPALSALSSLFVHGGWLHLLGNMLFLYVFGADVEERLGRVRFLLFYLTVGALAAYGYAAACGHGTESLRPLVGASGAIAGVLGGYLRLYPRARVTALVPLLFFLPLRFPAWLVLGLWFAVQWWSVHQAGPGVAYLAHVIGFSAGFLALWVLGRRAGYPGPTLPQPSPGGTPSPGASP; encoded by the coding sequence ATGCCGCTCCCCCGGCCCGCCTGGGCCCAGCCCCCCGACGGCGGTCCGGTCCCGGTCGTCACCTGCCTGCTCATCGCGCTGAACTGCCTGGTCTTCCTGGCCGGCCCCAGCGGCATCAACCCGCACTACGGCACCGGCGCCGCCGTGCGGGCCTGCGCGGCGCAGCACTACCAGCAGCGCTGGGGCGCGATCCCCGTCGAGCTGCTGAGCAACCGTCCGCTGACCCAGGGCCGGCTGGCCACGCTGACCGCGCCGGTGAGCGGCTGCCCGCTGCTGACCACCCCGCACAAGATCCCGGCGCTCTCCGCGCTCAGCTCGCTCTTCGTGCACGGCGGATGGCTGCACCTGCTGGGCAACATGCTCTTCCTCTATGTCTTCGGCGCCGACGTCGAGGAACGGCTGGGCCGAGTCCGCTTCCTCCTCTTCTACCTGACGGTCGGCGCGCTGGCCGCCTACGGCTACGCGGCCGCCTGCGGGCACGGCACCGAGTCGCTGCGCCCGCTGGTCGGTGCCTCGGGCGCGATCGCCGGGGTGCTCGGCGGCTACCTGCGCCTGTACCCGCGGGCCCGGGTGACCGCGCTGGTCCCGCTGCTCTTCTTCCTGCCGCTGCGCTTCCCGGCCTGGCTGGTGCTCGGCCTCTGGTTCGCCGTCCAGTGGTGGTCGGTGCACCAGGCCGGGCCCGGGGTCGCCTATCTGGCCCATGTGATCGGCTTCAGCGCGGGGTTCCTGGCCTTGTGGGTGCTGGGCAGGCGCGCCGGATACCCTGGCCCCACGCTCCCCCAGCCTTCCCCCGGGGGGACCCCCAGCCCAGGAGCCTCGCCGTGA
- a CDS encoding NYN domain-containing protein, which produces MDAASQAAESQGPVPAGGEPAEPTADLGAEPAAAEQLDRPLPEGVRRRVIGLAADALGGLPPADLPPTLRPYAKFTPARRAKYAGTALAAALEAEPVFRLRIADRLRLGQPDLVRALETGQVPGAAEPLDVAAAAYLLRTSGWTRLVAEAGEEAERAGAQDAAAEAARLVEKLQEELAATRAAARADLERQRADSEGIRKEAESLRKKVRSLESDTRRAQAEARKLQAELAAAAAAAGTERGVAESESRRLRHRVAELESALEASRRSAREGRSVEDMRLRLLLDTVLQSAQGLQRELALPITTLHPADLVDAVVPGSASPHDVARRGLAEDDPALLDQLLAIPQVHLVVDGYNVTKTGYPTLPLEKQRLRLLGGLAMLAQRTQAEVTCVFDGQDLDVPVIMAPPRGVRVRFSRTGQTADELIRQLVRAEPQGRPVVVVSTDREVADGVRKAGARPVASVLLLNRLSRG; this is translated from the coding sequence ATGGACGCAGCCAGCCAGGCCGCCGAGTCGCAGGGGCCCGTGCCCGCTGGCGGCGAACCGGCGGAGCCGACGGCCGACCTCGGCGCCGAGCCCGCGGCGGCCGAGCAGCTGGACCGCCCGCTGCCCGAGGGCGTGCGCCGGCGGGTGATCGGGCTGGCCGCGGACGCGCTCGGCGGGCTGCCGCCCGCCGACCTGCCGCCGACCCTGCGCCCGTACGCGAAGTTCACCCCCGCCCGGCGGGCCAAGTACGCCGGCACCGCGCTGGCCGCCGCGCTGGAGGCCGAGCCGGTCTTCCGGCTGCGGATAGCGGACCGGCTGCGGCTGGGGCAGCCCGACCTGGTCAGGGCACTGGAGACCGGCCAGGTGCCGGGCGCCGCCGAGCCGCTGGACGTGGCGGCTGCGGCCTACCTGCTGCGCACCAGCGGCTGGACCAGGCTGGTCGCCGAGGCCGGCGAGGAGGCCGAGCGGGCCGGCGCGCAGGACGCGGCGGCGGAGGCGGCCCGCCTGGTGGAGAAGCTCCAGGAGGAGCTGGCCGCCACCCGTGCCGCGGCCCGGGCCGATCTGGAGCGCCAGCGCGCGGACTCCGAGGGCATCCGCAAGGAGGCGGAGTCGCTGCGCAAGAAGGTGCGCAGCCTGGAGAGCGACACCCGCCGGGCGCAGGCCGAGGCCCGCAAGCTGCAGGCCGAGCTGGCCGCCGCTGCGGCCGCGGCCGGCACCGAGCGCGGGGTGGCCGAGAGCGAGAGCCGGCGCCTGCGGCACCGGGTGGCCGAGCTGGAGAGCGCGCTGGAGGCCAGCCGCCGCTCGGCCCGCGAGGGGCGCAGCGTGGAGGACATGCGGCTGCGGCTGCTGCTCGACACGGTGCTGCAATCGGCCCAGGGCCTGCAGCGCGAGCTGGCGCTGCCGATCACCACGCTGCACCCGGCGGACCTGGTGGACGCGGTGGTGCCGGGCTCGGCCTCGCCGCACGACGTGGCCCGGCGCGGGCTGGCCGAGGACGACCCGGCGCTGCTGGACCAGTTGCTGGCCATCCCGCAGGTCCACCTGGTGGTGGACGGCTACAACGTGACCAAGACCGGCTACCCGACGCTGCCGCTGGAGAAGCAGCGACTGCGCCTGCTGGGCGGCCTGGCGATGCTCGCCCAGCGCACCCAGGCCGAGGTGACCTGCGTCTTCGACGGGCAGGACCTGGACGTGCCGGTGATCATGGCGCCGCCGCGCGGAGTCCGGGTGCGGTTCAGCCGGACCGGGCAGACGGCGGACGAGCTGATCCGTCAGCTGGTGCGGGCCGAGCCGCAGGGCCGGCCGGTGGTGGTGGTCTCGACGGACCGTGAGGTCGCGGACGGTGTGCGCAAGGCCGGTGCCCGCCCGGTGGCCTCGGTGCTGCTGCTGAACCGCCTCTCCCGCGGCTGA
- a CDS encoding C40 family peptidase, giving the protein MASHRRPKQSSRARITVLTAAAATAVAISSQTGAWADPKPSIQDVKAQIDDLNNQQEAAAEKYDGAKERGDQLRQQASQLQDEVARTQDQLTQLQSGLATVAGEQYRTGGIDPTVQLMLNSNPQNYLDQASSMQVATSTEADALKSLQGEQRKLDQEKKEAADTLAQLDSATQQLNQAKADVQSKLAAAQKLLNSLSASDRATLQAADRASRSSARTDLGSLDLPAAGGYAGQAVQAALSRLGDSYVWGATGSTTFDCSGLMQWAYAQAGVSLPRTSQEQATVGTAVPSLSQAQPGDLIIFGGDRHHVGMYIGNGKMVHAPHTGDVVRIADPTTMGESFIIRRV; this is encoded by the coding sequence TTGGCGTCCCATCGCCGTCCCAAGCAGTCGAGCCGCGCGCGGATCACCGTGCTCACCGCCGCTGCGGCGACCGCGGTCGCGATCTCCTCGCAGACCGGGGCCTGGGCAGACCCCAAGCCGTCCATCCAGGATGTCAAGGCGCAGATCGACGACCTGAACAACCAGCAGGAAGCGGCCGCCGAGAAGTACGACGGCGCCAAGGAGCGCGGCGACCAGCTGCGCCAGCAGGCCTCCCAGCTGCAGGACGAGGTGGCCCGCACCCAGGACCAGCTGACCCAGCTGCAGTCCGGGCTCGCGACGGTGGCGGGGGAGCAGTACCGCACCGGCGGGATCGACCCCACCGTCCAGCTGATGCTCAACTCCAACCCGCAGAACTACCTGGACCAGGCGTCCAGCATGCAGGTGGCGACCAGCACCGAGGCGGACGCGCTCAAGTCGCTCCAGGGCGAGCAGCGCAAGCTGGACCAGGAGAAGAAGGAAGCCGCCGACACGCTGGCCCAGCTGGACAGCGCCACCCAGCAGCTGAACCAGGCCAAGGCGGACGTGCAGAGCAAGCTGGCCGCGGCGCAGAAGCTGCTCAACTCGCTGAGCGCCTCGGACCGCGCCACGCTGCAGGCCGCCGACCGCGCCTCGCGCAGCAGCGCCCGCACCGACCTCGGCTCGCTCGACCTCCCGGCGGCCGGCGGCTACGCCGGCCAGGCGGTGCAGGCGGCGCTCAGCCGGCTCGGTGACTCCTACGTCTGGGGCGCCACCGGCTCCACCACCTTCGACTGCTCGGGCCTGATGCAGTGGGCCTACGCGCAGGCCGGCGTCTCGCTGCCGCGCACCTCGCAGGAGCAGGCCACGGTGGGCACCGCGGTGCCGAGCCTGTCCCAGGCGCAGCCGGGCGACCTGATCATCTTCGGCGGCGACCGGCACCACGTGGGCATGTACATCGGCAACGGCAAGATGGTGCACGCGCCGCACACCGGTGACGTGGTGCGGATCGCCGACCCGACCACGATGGGCGAGTCCTTCATCATCCGCCGGGTCTGA
- a CDS encoding C40 family peptidase, translating into MASHRRPKPVGRTRASILTAAAATAVALSAQGAAHADPAPSLDQVKSQVDDLNNQAEQASQQYDGAQAKQQTLQKQVSDLQDEVARQQDQVTNLQSGLASVAADQYASNGISPTVQLMLSSKPDGFLSQASSLNQMSSTESETLKQLQEQQRKLDQDKSEAQGKLAELDATTQQLKTAKDAVQAKLKQAQDLLNTLTEQQRQAMAAAEAKAAADAKAAADQAAAQAKAAAAAKAQTDAQTASRGSSRTDLGSTGSTTAAPSTPSAGSSAAQAAIAAAVSKLGSPYVYGAAGPSSFDCSGLMQWAYAQAGVSLPRTSQDQASAGTNEGTNIANAQPGDLLVFYSDMHHVGMYVGGGQMIHAPHTGAVVRYESATVMPIAAIIRP; encoded by the coding sequence GTGGCGTCCCATCGTCGTCCCAAGCCCGTCGGCCGTACTCGCGCGTCGATCCTGACCGCTGCCGCCGCGACCGCCGTGGCGCTCTCCGCGCAGGGGGCGGCGCACGCCGACCCGGCGCCCTCGCTCGACCAGGTCAAGTCCCAGGTCGACGACCTCAACAACCAGGCGGAGCAGGCCTCCCAGCAGTACGACGGCGCGCAGGCCAAGCAGCAGACCCTGCAGAAGCAGGTCAGTGACCTGCAGGACGAGGTGGCGCGGCAGCAGGACCAGGTGACCAACCTGCAGTCCGGGCTGGCCTCGGTGGCCGCCGACCAGTACGCCAGCAACGGCATCTCGCCGACCGTGCAGCTGATGCTCTCCAGCAAGCCGGACGGTTTCCTGAGCCAGGCCAGCTCGCTCAACCAGATGAGCAGCACCGAGAGCGAGACGCTGAAGCAGCTCCAGGAGCAGCAGCGCAAGCTCGACCAGGACAAGTCCGAGGCGCAGGGCAAGCTCGCCGAGCTGGATGCCACCACGCAGCAGCTGAAGACCGCCAAGGACGCCGTCCAGGCCAAGCTGAAGCAGGCTCAGGACCTGCTCAACACGCTGACCGAGCAGCAGCGCCAGGCGATGGCCGCGGCCGAGGCCAAGGCTGCCGCCGACGCCAAGGCGGCGGCCGACCAGGCCGCCGCGCAGGCCAAGGCCGCCGCCGCTGCCAAGGCCCAGACCGACGCGCAGACCGCCTCGCGCGGCTCCTCCCGCACCGACCTGGGGAGCACCGGCTCCACCACGGCCGCCCCCAGCACGCCGAGTGCCGGCAGCTCGGCCGCGCAGGCCGCGATCGCCGCCGCCGTCAGCAAGCTGGGTTCGCCGTACGTCTACGGTGCCGCCGGGCCGAGCTCCTTCGACTGCTCGGGCCTGATGCAGTGGGCCTACGCGCAGGCCGGCGTCTCGCTGCCGCGCACCTCGCAGGACCAGGCCTCGGCCGGTACCAACGAGGGCACCAACATCGCCAACGCCCAGCCCGGCGACCTGCTGGTCTTCTACAGCGACATGCACCACGTGGGCATGTACGTCGGTGGCGGCCAGATGATCCACGCCCCGCACACCGGCGCCGTGGTCCGCTACGAGTCGGCCACGGTGATGCCGATCGCGGCGATCATCCGCCCCTGA
- a CDS encoding C40 family peptidase produces the protein MASTPPSGTARRFARVVAVTAAATTVLAMTASAHGAPGGPDKKDVKAQVDQLYAEAEQASEKSNAAEEAAKRLQAEAGTLQQEVARGQDTLNRMRLDLATVAGAEYRAGGMDPTVQLMLSSDPAGYLAKARTLAQVGEQRAATLHEVQEQQRRLDQRRAEATGKLAELETVRTSLAEAKQQVQQRLKSAQALLSSLTATERAQLQAQDDREAHERAARAAERVDLGTQPPSSDRAAAALAAALSKLGSPYVYGSTGPGAFDCSGLMYWSWRQAGVTLPRTSQAQAFGGQRVSLSEARPGDLVIFFHDMHHVGMYAGGGTVIHAPYPGARVRYESVAAMPVAAVVRP, from the coding sequence ATGGCGAGTACACCCCCGTCGGGCACCGCGCGGCGATTCGCCCGGGTGGTGGCGGTCACCGCTGCCGCGACCACGGTGCTGGCGATGACGGCCAGTGCGCACGGTGCTCCAGGTGGACCGGACAAGAAGGACGTCAAGGCGCAGGTCGACCAGCTCTACGCGGAGGCCGAGCAGGCCTCGGAGAAGTCCAACGCCGCGGAGGAGGCCGCCAAGCGGCTGCAGGCCGAGGCCGGCACCCTGCAGCAGGAGGTGGCCCGGGGACAGGACACCCTGAACCGGATGCGCCTGGACCTGGCCACCGTCGCGGGTGCCGAGTACCGCGCCGGCGGCATGGACCCCACCGTGCAGCTGATGCTCTCCAGCGACCCGGCCGGCTACCTGGCCAAGGCCCGCACCCTGGCCCAGGTGGGCGAGCAGCGCGCCGCCACCCTGCACGAGGTGCAGGAGCAGCAGCGCCGGCTGGACCAGCGCCGGGCGGAGGCGACCGGCAAGCTGGCCGAGCTGGAGACCGTGCGCACCTCGCTGGCCGAGGCCAAGCAGCAGGTGCAGCAGCGGCTGAAGAGTGCGCAGGCGCTGCTGAGCAGCCTCACCGCCACCGAGCGGGCGCAGTTGCAGGCGCAGGACGACCGGGAGGCGCACGAGCGGGCGGCCCGCGCCGCGGAACGGGTCGACCTGGGCACCCAGCCGCCCTCCTCGGACCGGGCGGCGGCGGCGCTGGCGGCGGCGCTGAGCAAGCTCGGCTCGCCCTACGTGTACGGATCCACCGGGCCCGGTGCGTTCGACTGCTCGGGTCTGATGTACTGGAGCTGGCGGCAGGCCGGAGTGACCCTGCCGCGCACCTCGCAGGCGCAGGCGTTCGGGGGGCAGCGGGTGAGCCTGTCCGAGGCGCGACCGGGAGACCTGGTGATCTTCTTCCACGACATGCACCACGTCGGCATGTACGCCGGCGGCGGCACGGTGATCCACGCGCCCTACCCCGGCGCCCGGGTGCGTTACGAGAGCGTGGCCGCGATGCCGGTCGCGGCGGTGGTGCGGCCCTGA
- a CDS encoding glycosyltransferase 87 family protein yields the protein MELAQDGPADEVASGGSGGLALAAPPAPGATAVTPAAPARGALWGIGATWLATRVLLILIVTGVIRFGLDVTTDVSVIYHAWYGVLQTGTFPMDDVTWQYPPGAALVILAPGLFPWSYLISFFVLCGIFDTVAIGMLVRYGLRRGRSLAGAWVWVAGVPLLGPTVYCRYDILVTALAVAGLLVILRRPVLGGILLGIGGLMKLWPLLGLAGTPRGRRTRRSWTSAVAAMSTLAFLLAAGMNGAFEFLTFQADRGIEVESLAALPLHFAKLFGDWQGKTMMHYGSVEFIGTGVDVISKIALGGTLAGFAWLLYWRLRARRWQPSTTYDAALAALLIFTVSSRVISPQYMVWLVGLAAVCLTVRGSSQRPVAVMILITTVLTTLEFPLNFGQVVTSSGIGVTIISARNLLLLAATIVSCRRLWRSTQAPQAAAAPAAAPPAPAAEPERGYPVRPGIAYEQSLLDDVQRG from the coding sequence GTGGAGTTGGCCCAGGACGGCCCGGCGGACGAGGTCGCCAGCGGCGGCAGCGGTGGTCTCGCGCTCGCCGCACCCCCCGCACCGGGCGCCACTGCCGTCACCCCGGCCGCCCCCGCGCGTGGCGCGCTGTGGGGCATCGGCGCCACCTGGCTGGCCACCAGGGTCCTGCTGATCCTGATCGTCACCGGCGTCATCCGGTTCGGCCTGGACGTGACCACCGACGTCTCGGTGATCTACCACGCCTGGTACGGGGTGTTGCAGACCGGCACCTTCCCGATGGACGACGTGACCTGGCAGTACCCGCCGGGCGCGGCGCTGGTGATCCTGGCCCCCGGGCTCTTCCCCTGGTCGTACCTGATCTCCTTCTTCGTGCTGTGCGGGATCTTCGACACCGTGGCGATCGGCATGCTGGTGCGCTACGGGCTGCGCCGCGGGCGCAGCCTGGCCGGTGCCTGGGTCTGGGTGGCCGGGGTGCCGCTGCTGGGCCCGACCGTCTACTGCCGCTACGACATCCTGGTCACCGCGCTGGCGGTGGCCGGCCTGCTGGTGATCCTGCGACGCCCGGTGCTGGGCGGCATCCTGCTGGGCATCGGCGGGCTGATGAAGCTCTGGCCGCTGCTCGGACTGGCCGGCACCCCGCGCGGCCGGCGCACCCGGCGCTCCTGGACCTCGGCGGTCGCGGCGATGAGCACGCTGGCGTTCCTGCTGGCCGCGGGGATGAACGGGGCCTTCGAGTTCCTCACCTTCCAGGCCGACCGCGGCATCGAGGTGGAGTCGCTGGCGGCACTGCCGCTGCACTTCGCCAAGCTGTTCGGCGACTGGCAGGGCAAGACGATGATGCACTACGGCTCGGTGGAGTTCATCGGCACCGGCGTCGACGTGATCTCCAAGATCGCGCTCGGCGGCACCCTGGCCGGCTTCGCCTGGCTGCTCTACTGGCGGCTGCGGGCCCGGCGCTGGCAGCCGTCCACCACCTACGACGCTGCGCTCGCGGCCCTGCTGATCTTCACCGTTTCCAGCCGGGTGATCAGCCCGCAGTACATGGTGTGGCTGGTCGGCCTGGCGGCGGTCTGCCTGACCGTGCGGGGCAGCAGCCAGCGCCCGGTGGCCGTGATGATCCTGATCACGACGGTGCTGACCACCCTGGAGTTCCCGCTGAACTTCGGGCAGGTCGTCACCAGCTCCGGCATCGGCGTCACCATCATCAGCGCCCGCAACCTGCTGCTGCTGGCCGCCACGATCGTCTCCTGCCGCCGGCTGTGGCGCTCCACCCAGGCCCCGCAGGCCGCGGCGGCGCCCGCCGCGGCACCTCCCGCGCCCGCGGCCGAGCCGGAGCGCGGCTACCCGGTGCGCCCGGGGATCGCCTACGAGCAGAGCCTGCTGGACGACGTCCAGCGCGGCTGA